AAATTGGTATGGATGCGCTAACCCTGCAAATAGCGGCTTTGCGACTTGCACCAGTACAATGTACGGCTTGGGGACATCCGGTTACATCGGGTTTACCAACGGTTGATTACTTTTTATCCAGTGAGTTAATGGAACCGGAAAATGCTCAAAACCATTACTCGGAAACGCTGATTCGTTTGCCGAATATTGGGGTTTCTTATCCTAAGCCTTATATTCCGCCACGAACAAAAACTAGAGCGGATTATCAGTTACCGGAGGATGCGGTACTTTATTTGTGTTGCCAAGCACCTTTCAAGTATTTGCCGCAATATGATTATATTTTCCCTGAAATTGCTCGTCGGGTTCCACAAGCACGGTTTCTGTTTCTGCGTGGTGAGTTGCTTCAGCCGCGTCTTGAGCGTGCTTTTAGCGCTGTTGGTCTTAAGCATAAAGATTATTGTCTGTTCCTGACTATTCCAGAACGGTTAGACTATCTGATGATTAACTTGCTTTCTGATGTGTACTTGGATACGCTTGACTGGTCTGGTGGGAATACTAGCTTAGAAGCAGTTGCCTGTCATCTCCCTATTGTTACCTGTCCAGGGGAATTTATGCGGGGTCGTCACTCGGATAGTTTCCTCAAGATGATTGGTGTGACAGATACGATTGTTGAAGATGAAGCGGATTATATTGAGATTGCGGTTAAGTTGGGACTAGATTTAGCTTGGCGACGGGAGATTGAAGAACAAATGAAAGCGCGACACGATAACCTCTTTGAGGACAAAGCCTGTGTTGCGGGTTTAGAAGCATTTTATCAGCAGGTTGTTCAGGAGCGGCTTACGCTGCAACGAGAAATGGCTCACTAAAAGATGATTTCAATTTATCGTACAAATATAATATATTGATCCTGGCGCGTAATCATCACGTACTATATCAGGTAGTGTGAAATGTGGGTTTGATCTCAGGTATCAATTGTGGATTTACTCCTGCTGTTTAGTCAGAACTATCGGCAAGTACCTGGTTTTCGGAGGGATGCTTGTGATGAGGTTGCTCAATAGGTGGACATAAGTAGTCAAAGGAATTATCGGTGTGTTCTAGCCGCATCTGGCGAGGTGCATTTAAGGCAATAACCGCGTCTCCAATTTTTTCACACCGCTTGCAGGAGATGGCTGTTGCACCTTGTTTTAGGATTTCTCTTAAATTATCCGCAATCTTAATAAATCCCCGGGTTTCATTATTTTTGGGCAGTTGGGATGCCTGTTCAATATAGGATTCAACGTCTTGACGATAGCGATCTAACAAAAATTCGTCAATTTTACATTGACTTCGACAGGTTTCCACATCACCAAACTCATCGGTAAACTGCTTCAACCCTTCTGCCGGGTTGTTTAATTCTACCTTGAGTGGGATAATGGCACGGGCGCAAGCTGTGGCATCCTGTCCGATGTTCGTATATTTTTTCCTTAGCAGGAGTTCAAAGCGTTTAATATAGAGTCCTAATACTTGTAGGGCTTTTTCTTTATCTTGAGAACGACTCAAGTCGAGTTGGTGCGTACTGAATAGTTGGGGAACGAGCTGGAGGATAGCTTTAAGTTGGCTGGTCTTAAATCGATTACTCCAAAACGTTATCGCGTCGCCAATTGTTTGAATCGTTTCTAAGCGCAGAACAAAGTAGAATGAGATAATATTCATCAAATAGCTGCGTTTCATCTCCATTTGTATGTAGTTGGAGATGTAGAGGGGACGTTCGGCAAGGTTGGAGTTTAAATACTGCCGATAAGCTTGAGTCCCCAAGAGCAGAGAACGAACAACGGAGGTATCGAGAAAATGTTGCGGACTATCCTGGACTTGCATATTATTTAGTTCTCATCCTTGTCTAGCTCAATACCCGAGTTAAATTCTATCCCAAAGGGCAGGGTGTCAAAGCCAAAATCTTCCAGACGTAAAATGGCTTGTTCGACTTCTTCATTACTCAGTTGGGAATCAACTAAAGTCGTGAGGAGATCGCAAACTTCTTTATACTGATTAGCCTGATAGTTAATCCAGCGATTCTCAAAGGCGATCGCGTCGTAAAAAGCCATCAGGACTTCGGTCAACGGTTCAAAGGGAAACTGATCGCGAATAGTCCTCAAGGTTCGCAACAGACTATCTGCGTAGATAGCTGCTATGGGTGTACCACAGTAAGGTTGGATTTTTTGCAAGTCTAGCTGAATAGAGAGAGTAAGTTGTCTGGGAGAAAGAAGCTGTACGTCTGGCATGGTTATTTCTGTAAATGATTATTAAATTATATATTTAGCCTCGATATTCACGTTGAATGAAGATAATTTTTTTGATTCAATCACTAGATTGTCTCCACGGTTAATTTTTCCAGGCTTCATCTAGGGTAAATTGGCGAGGATTTTTAAGAATAAAGATGTTACCTTCCTTGATTAAGTCCCCTATACAGGATACAGGTAAGCGTTCTTTGATAGATGTTTTCCAAGTCGAGGAATGTGGATATTGACGGTGGTAGCATTCATGACTCATCAATCTATTTACTCCCTTCCACATAATTTGCCCACATTTGCTGGTAAGCCTTTTCCATTTCGCGGGTAAACTGCTTGGCGTTCCATAATGGTGCTGTTTGCTTAGACTGTCGCAGTTTCCAGGCAATTTGTTGGCGCATCGCTTCATCTTTGCCTAAGCGAACACCCCACTCGACGTATTCTTCATCCGTCCAGGCAATCCCTTCTGTAATACCCGCATTCATCATCATGGTGTAACTGTTGCGGGCAGAAAATTGCTGTCCCACTCGCGTTACTAGAGGAATCCCCATCCAGAGTGTTTCTAAAGTAGTTGTAGCGCCATTGTAAGGATAGGTATCTAACACGACATCAGCAATACCCAGATTAGCTCGGTGAGTTGCTTCTAAAGCCACTTCTGGTAAAAATCGCAGGCGCTGGCAATCAACTCCCTCTTCTTCAGCAATCTGGATAAAGAATTTTTTGACTGACTCTTGATTGGCTATCCCCTTAATCAAAAAATAGCTATTCGGCACTTGTTTGAGAATCTGCATTTGCAGACGTGCCGTGTCTGGATGCCGTTTATGACCCATCTGAGCGCTGAGATAAATCACTGCATCGTTGGGAATATCCAGATGGTCTCGGCGTAATGTTGGTACACCGACTTCAAAACCATCTACAGCAATGTAGGTGTTAGGCAAGTGCCAGATTGTTTCACGATAGTAATCTGGTGCAGAATCGGGTAAAACGTAGGGATCAGCCATAAAGTAATCAATCGCGGGTAGTCCGGAAGCATCCCAACCCAACCAAGTGACTTGAATAGGAGCAGGCTTGAGTGCCATGACTTCGCAAGTAATGTCTAGGGTAATGCTATCAAGATCAATTAAAATATCGATGTTATCCTGATAAATTTTCTCTGCTATTTCCAGAGAATTCATTTCAAATTTATGCGCTTTATCTGCGTGTTCAACAAACCAGTCTCGTAGAGGATCTTTAAGGCGAGATTGATAGTTGATAAAATAAGCACTGACTTCAAACTGATTGCGGTCATGATACTCAAATACCCATCGAGCTAACCAACCAACAGAATGTCTACCCAGGCAATGAGACAAGTATCCAATTTTCAAGGGTTGAACAGCAGTACCGCTACTACCTGGGTGTGAGGTGCGCTGATGGTATCGTTCCAGGCGATCCTTTTCATAACATTCAATACCTGCTTGACAAAGCTGAACCACCTGATTTTGAATCCAACGGTTAGTTTTTGCATCATCTCTAATGTAAGGCAAAAAAAAGGTCGAGTTCACCAGACGGGAGGTAGAGGTTCGGTCAGTTAAAGCAGGTTGAGCCTCAATCAAAGACAGTAATAATGATTCGTAATGATTTAATAAAGACAGAACTTCCTGCCAATGACCGCCTGTACCCATCAACCCTCGTAGCAACAGACAGCATGCAAACACTTTTTCGGGTAGTGTTTTTGCCAAAGAACAACACAATTTAGCGATATCTATACCCTTATCATCCTGACGGTTGTGGATATAAAAAGTGGATAAATGACTTAATATTTCTATATTTTCCGCATCTAAATGTAAACATATTTTGGCTAGCTGTATCGCTCTTTGGTACTGTCCTATCCCATAAGCAATTTTGGTTGCCGCCAGCATCAATACATAAATAAAAGTCTGAGGTTTATCAGTGTAGAGCAAGCAAGCTTCAGCGAATTCAGGCAACCACGGATCAAGAGGAGCGGAATCTAGAACATTTTGCAACACTTGCAGCAATAGATCAGGATTAACATGAACTCCTTGTTTTAACTGGAGTATCTCGATAACCCCAAGTGAATGCAAATCCTCTCCTGTAAATTGTTTCAGCTTGATAGAAAGTTGAATAATTTGCAGCAGATTAGGAATATCACTTGGGCGAATTTCCCGGATGTGTTGGCGGAGTGTCCAAGCCATTGGATAATCCTCCAATGTTTCCTGTCGCTCCGCTTCGAGTTGCAACACTTCAATAAGTTCATTTGCCCACTCGTCTAACTGCTCCGCTTCACCCTCTAGCATTGCCAGCATCCAAGTTGTCTGAGCTTCTGCTTCTTGTCCTTGTAGAAGTAAAGTTAACCCTAAATACCAGTAATACTGTTTAACACTGGGTTTAGCTGAAATTGCTTGTTGATAAAGCTCTGCGGCTTTTCCATAATCGCTCTGAATCAGGTATTGGTATGCTTCTTGCTGCAAATTTACAGACTCTGAAGAAACCTTTTTATCAATCATGATTCTGATCCAAATTGCATAAAAATTAAATAGTAAAGACAGCAGTAGGGAGACTTAATGAACCTACTGCTGTAAAATGCTGCAACTGAATTAGTAAAAAGCTTGATGTATTCAGGGCTTCTTGACTAAGAATCAATTGCTCAAATTTTCATAGCTGTTATTACATGCTGGAGCAGTTGTTGTATTAGGCGTCAATTTAACACCATCTTTAGTTCCCGTCTGTGGCTTTGGAGATTGACACAATATAGCTAATGTAGTGGTTTCCTGTGTACCCGAAATTTGTCCAACCTGCACACCTCCTACAAACGCTCTTAGAGTATTGGTTTTATCCGGCAATGCGCCTCCTACAATTTCTACTTGTTTACCTAGGTTGGCATCTGCCGTCTCAACCGTATACTTATAGTTTGCTGTCTGCGTGGCAATGCCAAGACCAAGGTTTCCCCAGTCACTTGTGAATTTGCTTTTCTCTAGATAAAAAGCTTGCTCAGCACGGTTTGCAGAACCAACATATTGCTTCGCTTCCGACTCCTTAGCTTTGTTCGCCTGGTTCAAGAAGGACGGCAGAGCAATAGCAGATAGAATACCAATAATAATGATCACGACGAGCAGTTCAATCAGCGTGAAACCCTGATCCTGCTTTTTCTGGCTGAGATGCTGTAAGAACTTGGCTTTGAGTTCAGGTTTCATGAATGGTTTCTCCTTGAGATGGGGGATGCTTGACTTTTGTCTCCTGAATGTAACTTACCCACTTCCGACTGCTTTCCTATCACCTGACGCCAAAAAATTTTTTTCTTCTGGGTTACCAGTCACTCAGGATGCACGCTCTACCAGCACATATCCATTTTCCTCCAGTCCAGTCAGTGCCTGTTTGACAGTCTCCAACGCCTCCTCTTGGCTGGTAGACTCCAGCGTAACCGGATGCACTGGGCGCAATTTCTGCCATCGCGCCACCAGAGATGGCATCGACTTAGGTGACTCCAACAGAGGTAATAGGCAAGCAGCAATAGTACTGTCTACCAATCTTGACTCTCCCGTCACAGGTAGATGCTTGCTGATTTCAAACGGGTTGAGTTGAGTGACACATCTGCTCATTTCCTCTTTCACGGCTGGCGTTCTAAGCTGAGGATGTAAATGTACTCGCGCTTCCTGCCAATCATCATTCGTCCACTCGGCAATCGGTATAAAGGGTTGAGCGCGATGGGGATGCCCGCACCAGAAATCTAGCAGTCGGTGAATAGGATGTAATAGTTCAAATAAGCGCAGTCGCTGTTCCTCGGAAATATCGGGTAAACTCATTGCCAAAAATACAGGCAAATTTTCCGGCTCTTTGAACAGCTTCATTAAGTCCCATTGCCGCCAGTTGACCATACTGATAAATTCTAATTCGGCTGCTCTCAACGCCGCAAATAAATCAGAAATCGTATAGCCTTTATCTCCTTGGAACAGATAGTTCATTAAAACAGTTCCTTTTCCCTCTTCTCCTTCATACTTAGAATTCCAAGTGTTAGCTTTTAGGTTCACCCCATCCTTCAAAGCCTTCATTATTTCTAAGACAATTTCAATTTCCATATCCTCTGGATTACCATCCATCAATCCCATCATTTGGAATGCTTCCTGAGCGCGAAAATAGTTAACGCGCTGATGTTTGCTGTGGAGATTGCTGCGAATAATTCCCCATGGCTTCAACACCGACTTCATGGACTGGAGGGCAATGGCTGGGTCGGGAAACAGGTAAAGCAATTCATCACAGTTAATGTAGTCAAACTCTAACCCTAGCTGAGGTAGCTCATAAATAGAGAGTTGATAAAATTCTACCTGCTCAAAACCATGATGCTTTAAACGCTGACTAGCTAATGCCAGCGATTTTTCGGATATATCAATTCCGACAATTTTTGCCCCAGGGTTTGCTTCGGCTAAAATTAAAGATCTATATCCCGCACCACAGCCAGCATCTAAAATTGTTATCTGCTCAGTATCTATTACCTTTTGATTTCTTAAATAATAAGGTGTGACAAAATTATGAATATAGAGTTCGCTAACATTATCTTTCGGGGAGCGGTCTATTGGAATTCCTGGATAGGGACCAAAATCAAATTGCTGGCGAATTTTTTCGATTAAACTCCGTTCTTGTTCATCCATTGGTAAGGTCTCCTGAGCAAAGTAATTAAATTATCTTAAAATAAACTGGGTTTGAGTTAAACTTATTTTACCTGACTCCACCTTGAGCAGAAGGATACTGACTTAAGGCTGGTGGGCAGTTCTCTACTCAACCTAACCCAAACGCAATTGCCTTCGGCACTAGCTCTCGCTAATCGCACTTGTTTAAGCGGATTGGCAAGGATCAGTGTTCGGAGGGTGTAACCCGACTCTTTTCCATAATTCTCGCGCACTTCGGATCGATTCCTCTTCTGGATAGCGGGTATCATTCAGATCAAGCCGATCGCACGTTGCTCGACCAATAGGGGTTGTTCCCAGGATTTCTTTCCCATCCGCACTCCAGATAAAATGGTCTGACCATTGTTGCTGACGCGGATTAAAAAGAGGAACAATCGTTTCAGTGATGTGATCGTATCCAGCTACGAAATTATAGCGACGCTCGTTGCAACGGCGACAAGCAAAAGCCAGATTATTCAAGTGATCGGAACCGTTAATAGCACGGGTTAACTTCACAATGGAAAAATGTGTCCGCCTGTAGGGGCGCACGCCCCATCATTGGTGTCAACTTAAAATGAAAACCAATGCTGGCAAGAGTTTAAGCTGTGTCTATTTACTCCCCGACATTTCCCCCTCATCCCCTATGAACCCCAATCTAAAAAAAAACCTACCCTTGTGAGGGTTGGGAGAGGATCTGGGGGTAAGGGGTTGAGCTTAAGTTGACATGGATGGTGGGCAGTGTCCACCCTACACCGACTACTGTGTCAGTCCAGTATGCATTTCAAGCGTCCAGTCCCATTAGGGTTATAGCATTATTTGTGTGCAATCGAATTCAGCTATTATAGTATAGGAATTTATAGGAATTGTTTGGGCTAATAGGGAGAACAGCAGTAAAATGAGCATAAATTCAGAATCATTACTCAAGCTGTCCCTTGGTATGATTGTCAAAAATGAAAGGGAGAATTTGCCCCGCTGTTTATCAAGCGTTCAACCTTATGTTGATGAAATTGTCATTGTTGATACAGGTTCTCAGAATGGCACACCTGAACTAGCACTTGAATATGGCGCAAAAGTTTTCTACTTCGAGTGGTGTGACAATTTGGCATTGACAGCCTTTAACTTGACTCTTGCCTTTAATAAAAATCATGTGAAAGCTCAGAATAAAATTGATAAAATTAATCCAAACCTAAAAGGATAACTAGATCTTTTAGATTGACTGAAATAGCGAATAAATAAAAATGGAATACCAAAAATTCATGCAGCGACTCCCTGAATTATACAAAAACTTGGGACAGGAGTCAGTTCATCCTAAGTCTGAGCAATTTCAATCTGTTCTCAATCAGGTTGAAGGAAAGACGACCGCTAATATAATGCAGTTGCTCAACTTTGCTGTAGAGTGCATGGAACCCGATGAAGTTTACTGTGAGATTGGCTGTTCTCAT
The Coleofasciculus chthonoplastes PCC 7420 DNA segment above includes these coding regions:
- a CDS encoding O-linked N-acetylglucosamine transferase, SPINDLY family protein, which codes for MSHKFFQEGRWQEAIEQYQRILTSQTGTPEIFWRLSQCYRHLKLLEQVFSTLQEGIRVCPTDGRLHFTLIIELQRNGRTQEAIACANQASQILPNDYTFKILKHLIVPTIYDSPEDISVYRQRYKIGLQRLIHETSLESEAEKKDALAGIGRLTNFYLSYQAENDVDLQRQYGNLVHQIMAANYPGWVEPRVMPPLQQNNKIRIGYVSAYLHCYSGTLWLTGWLRHHDKQNFEIYCYYTGNTPDLITRQFQDYSDVLHHIPHNLEATCKQIIADQLHILVFPEIGMDALTLQIAALRLAPVQCTAWGHPVTSGLPTVDYFLSSELMEPENAQNHYSETLIRLPNIGVSYPKPYIPPRTKTRADYQLPEDAVLYLCCQAPFKYLPQYDYIFPEIARRVPQARFLFLRGELLQPRLERAFSAVGLKHKDYCLFLTIPERLDYLMINLLSDVYLDTLDWSGGNTSLEAVACHLPIVTCPGEFMRGRHSDSFLKMIGVTDTIVEDEADYIEIAVKLGLDLAWRREIEEQMKARHDNLFEDKACVAGLEAFYQQVVQERLTLQREMAH
- a CDS encoding O-linked N-acetylglucosamine transferase, SPINDLY family protein; this encodes MIDKKVSSESVNLQQEAYQYLIQSDYGKAAELYQQAISAKPSVKQYYWYLGLTLLLQGQEAEAQTTWMLAMLEGEAEQLDEWANELIEVLQLEAERQETLEDYPMAWTLRQHIREIRPSDIPNLLQIIQLSIKLKQFTGEDLHSLGVIEILQLKQGVHVNPDLLLQVLQNVLDSAPLDPWLPEFAEACLLYTDKPQTFIYVLMLAATKIAYGIGQYQRAIQLAKICLHLDAENIEILSHLSTFYIHNRQDDKGIDIAKLCCSLAKTLPEKVFACCLLLRGLMGTGGHWQEVLSLLNHYESLLLSLIEAQPALTDRTSTSRLVNSTFFLPYIRDDAKTNRWIQNQVVQLCQAGIECYEKDRLERYHQRTSHPGSSGTAVQPLKIGYLSHCLGRHSVGWLARWVFEYHDRNQFEVSAYFINYQSRLKDPLRDWFVEHADKAHKFEMNSLEIAEKIYQDNIDILIDLDSITLDITCEVMALKPAPIQVTWLGWDASGLPAIDYFMADPYVLPDSAPDYYRETIWHLPNTYIAVDGFEVGVPTLRRDHLDIPNDAVIYLSAQMGHKRHPDTARLQMQILKQVPNSYFLIKGIANQESVKKFFIQIAEEEGVDCQRLRFLPEVALEATHRANLGIADVVLDTYPYNGATTTLETLWMGIPLVTRVGQQFSARNSYTMMMNAGITEGIAWTDEEYVEWGVRLGKDEAMRQQIAWKLRQSKQTAPLWNAKQFTREMEKAYQQMWANYVEGSK
- a CDS encoding type IV pilin-like G/H family protein, which gives rise to MKPELKAKFLQHLSQKKQDQGFTLIELLVVIIIIGILSAIALPSFLNQANKAKESEAKQYVGSANRAEQAFYLEKSKFTSDWGNLGLGIATQTANYKYTVETADANLGKQVEIVGGALPDKTNTLRAFVGGVQVGQISGTQETTTLAILCQSPKPQTGTKDGVKLTPNTTTAPACNNSYENLSN
- a CDS encoding class I SAM-dependent methyltransferase, encoding MDEQERSLIEKIRQQFDFGPYPGIPIDRSPKDNVSELYIHNFVTPYYLRNQKVIDTEQITILDAGCGAGYRSLILAEANPGAKIVGIDISEKSLALASQRLKHHGFEQVEFYQLSIYELPQLGLEFDYINCDELLYLFPDPAIALQSMKSVLKPWGIIRSNLHSKHQRVNYFRAQEAFQMMGLMDGNPEDMEIEIVLEIMKALKDGVNLKANTWNSKYEGEEGKGTVLMNYLFQGDKGYTISDLFAALRAAELEFISMVNWRQWDLMKLFKEPENLPVFLAMSLPDISEEQRLRLFELLHPIHRLLDFWCGHPHRAQPFIPIAEWTNDDWQEARVHLHPQLRTPAVKEEMSRCVTQLNPFEISKHLPVTGESRLVDSTIAACLLPLLESPKSMPSLVARWQKLRPVHPVTLESTSQEEALETVKQALTGLEENGYVLVERAS
- a CDS encoding glycosyltransferase, encoding MSINSESLLKLSLGMIVKNERENLPRCLSSVQPYVDEIVIVDTGSQNGTPELALEYGAKVFYFEWCDNLALTAFNLTLAFNKNHVKAQNKIDKINPNLKG